A stretch of the Candidatus Methylomirabilota bacterium genome encodes the following:
- a CDS encoding acyl-CoA dehydrogenase family protein: MDFAFTSDQQLLRNSARAFLDEHCKPATVRLLWDDPRGESDTMWKEIAQLGWLGLSLPEAYGGSGLGMVETALLLEEMGRAAYPGPYWPTALAATAIELGGSEVHKKRWLAAFATGDARATIAFLDAELDWRPEAARTRAEKTGKGWALSGQKRFVPWAHVADVLLVPAQGPDGLTLFMVDPSAAGLTLEPVPVMDLATRLVNVTLDKTPVAADAVLGAPGHGGPLLAALLRRGAVGAAAEMLGAARRCLDMAVGYAKVREQFGQPIGSFQAIRHKCAEMLLEVENSHSAVYYAAWTADAEPETLQHAASMAKAYASDAGWHVADNAIQVHGGIGFTWEYDLHLYMKRAKALEPMYGDGDYHRELILRRVAA, encoded by the coding sequence ATGGACTTCGCCTTCACCTCCGACCAGCAGCTCCTCCGGAACTCGGCGCGGGCCTTCCTCGACGAGCACTGCAAGCCCGCCACGGTGCGCCTGCTCTGGGACGACCCGCGCGGCGAGAGCGACACGATGTGGAAGGAGATCGCCCAGCTCGGCTGGCTCGGCCTCTCGCTCCCCGAGGCGTACGGCGGCAGCGGCCTCGGCATGGTCGAGACCGCGCTGCTCCTCGAGGAGATGGGGCGCGCCGCGTACCCCGGCCCCTACTGGCCCACCGCGCTCGCGGCGACGGCGATCGAGCTCGGCGGCAGCGAGGTCCACAAGAAGCGCTGGCTCGCCGCCTTCGCCACGGGGGACGCCCGCGCGACGATCGCCTTCCTCGACGCCGAGCTCGACTGGCGCCCGGAGGCCGCGCGGACGCGCGCGGAGAAGACCGGCAAGGGCTGGGCGCTCTCGGGCCAGAAGCGGTTCGTGCCCTGGGCCCACGTCGCCGACGTCCTCCTCGTGCCGGCGCAGGGGCCGGACGGGCTCACGCTCTTCATGGTGGACCCCTCGGCCGCCGGGCTCACCCTCGAGCCCGTGCCGGTGATGGACCTCGCCACGCGCCTCGTCAACGTCACGCTCGACAAGACGCCCGTCGCCGCCGACGCGGTGCTCGGCGCGCCGGGCCACGGCGGACCGCTGCTCGCCGCGCTGCTGCGGCGCGGCGCGGTTGGCGCCGCGGCGGAGATGCTCGGCGCGGCGCGCCGCTGCCTCGACATGGCGGTCGGCTACGCCAAGGTGCGCGAGCAGTTCGGCCAGCCGATCGGCTCCTTCCAGGCGATCCGCCACAAGTGCGCCGAGATGCTCCTCGAGGTCGAGAACTCGCACTCCGCCGTCTACTACGCCGCCTGGACCGCCGACGCCGAGCCGGAGACTCTGCAGCACGCGGCATCGATGGCGAAGGCGTATGCCTCCGACGCCGGCTGGCATGTGGCCGACAACGCGATCCAGGTCCACGGCGGCATCGGCTTCACCTGGGAGTACGACCTCCACCTCTACATGAAGCGCGCCAAGGCGCTCGAGCCGATGTACGGGGACGGCGACTACCACCGCGAGCTGATCCTGCGCCGCGTGGCGGCCTAG
- a CDS encoding acyl-CoA dehydrogenase family protein, translating into MDLTPTAEERAFRADVRRWLGANVPRDDLKTLDERKAWHRKLYEAGYVGMLWPTEYGGWGRAPMQQAIVQDEMARLSAPPPINGLGIGFIGPTIIVHGTDWQKQRYLRKMLTAEEIWCQLYSEPNAGSDLASLKTRAEDQGDHFLVNGQKIWTSSGPIADWGILLARTDPKVAKHKGISCLLLNMRQPGVEVRPLKQITGSSLFSEVFMTDARAEPRDLIGGLNRGWEIAQTTLGWERGANSLGRVTRYAIAFNQLVRATKELRRGGKPLLEDPAVRAKLGKAYAELEVQRYAALRVLSALQNSDSPGAASSITKLSYTEFEKRYFELALEILGPYGQLISAREEFEEIDTSSGEPGTWATAFLWSRAGTIYSGSSEIQKNIIGERVLGLPKEVRADRLKA; encoded by the coding sequence ATGGACCTGACTCCCACCGCTGAAGAGCGCGCCTTCCGTGCCGACGTCCGGCGCTGGCTCGGGGCCAACGTCCCCCGGGACGACCTGAAGACGCTCGACGAGCGTAAGGCCTGGCACCGGAAGCTCTACGAGGCGGGGTACGTCGGGATGCTGTGGCCCACGGAGTACGGCGGCTGGGGGCGCGCGCCGATGCAGCAAGCCATCGTCCAGGACGAGATGGCGCGCCTCTCCGCCCCGCCGCCCATCAACGGCCTCGGCATCGGGTTCATCGGCCCGACGATCATCGTCCACGGCACCGACTGGCAGAAGCAGCGCTACCTCCGGAAGATGCTGACCGCCGAGGAGATCTGGTGCCAGCTCTACTCGGAGCCGAACGCGGGCTCCGACCTCGCGAGCCTCAAGACGCGCGCCGAGGACCAGGGCGACCACTTCCTCGTCAACGGCCAGAAGATCTGGACGTCGAGCGGGCCCATCGCCGACTGGGGGATCCTCCTCGCGCGGACGGACCCGAAGGTCGCCAAGCACAAGGGGATCTCGTGCCTGCTCCTCAACATGCGCCAGCCCGGCGTCGAGGTACGGCCACTCAAGCAGATCACGGGCTCCTCGCTTTTCTCGGAAGTCTTCATGACCGACGCGCGGGCGGAGCCGCGCGACCTCATCGGCGGCCTGAACCGCGGCTGGGAGATCGCGCAGACCACGCTCGGCTGGGAGCGCGGCGCCAACTCGCTCGGGCGCGTCACGCGCTACGCCATCGCGTTCAACCAGCTCGTCCGGGCCACGAAGGAGCTCCGGCGCGGCGGCAAGCCGCTCCTCGAGGACCCGGCCGTCCGCGCGAAGCTGGGGAAGGCCTACGCCGAGCTGGAGGTCCAGCGCTACGCGGCGCTGCGCGTGCTGTCGGCGCTGCAGAACAGCGACTCGCCGGGCGCCGCGTCGTCCATCACCAAGCTCTCCTACACGGAGTTCGAGAAGCGCTACTTCGAGCTCGCGCTGGAGATCCTCGGGCCGTACGGCCAGCTCATCTCCGCGCGCGAGGAGTTCGAGGAGATCGACACCTCCTCGGGCGAGCCCGGCACCTGGGCGACGGCGTTCCTCTGGTCGCGCGCCGGCACGATCTACTCCGGCTCCTCCGAGATCCAGAAGAACATCATCGGCGAGCGCGTGCTCGGCCTGCCCAAGGAAGTGCGCGCCGACCGGCTGAAGGCCTGA
- a CDS encoding MaoC family dehydratase produces the protein MSGDALPEYRVKARNTATSSENKIHDDAVARRYGFRGGLVPGVTVYAYMTHPLAEAFGTGWLERGTASVRFVKPVLDGEELTVSGTVTARDERGVTASLTASTASAGECAAMTATIPAGTPTQVNVARYPRAPLPAERPAATRAHLDALATLGTPVNAYDAARAGEYLEKVGDALDLYRGADGFVHPGFFLDQANRALDRNVRMDPWLHVGSVVRHLGGARVGATLETRGRVRSLFEKKGREFVEADLLIVAGDRPRPVAHILHTAIYKLPPPAAG, from the coding sequence GTGAGCGGCGACGCCCTGCCCGAGTACCGCGTCAAGGCGCGCAACACCGCGACGAGCTCGGAGAACAAGATCCACGACGACGCGGTCGCGCGCCGGTACGGCTTCCGCGGCGGCCTGGTCCCGGGCGTGACCGTGTACGCCTACATGACCCATCCGCTCGCCGAGGCGTTCGGGACGGGATGGCTGGAGCGCGGCACGGCCAGCGTCAGGTTCGTGAAGCCGGTCCTCGACGGCGAGGAGCTCACGGTGTCGGGGACGGTCACGGCGCGCGACGAGCGCGGCGTGACCGCCTCGCTCACGGCGTCCACCGCGAGCGCCGGCGAGTGCGCGGCGATGACGGCGACCATCCCCGCCGGCACGCCGACGCAGGTGAACGTAGCGCGCTATCCCCGGGCGCCGCTGCCCGCGGAGCGCCCGGCCGCCACGCGCGCACACCTCGATGCGCTCGCCACCCTCGGCACGCCCGTCAACGCCTACGACGCGGCGCGCGCCGGCGAGTACCTCGAGAAGGTCGGCGACGCGCTCGACCTCTACCGGGGCGCCGACGGCTTCGTCCACCCGGGGTTCTTCCTCGACCAGGCCAACCGCGCCCTCGACAGGAACGTGCGGATGGACCCGTGGCTCCACGTCGGCAGCGTGGTGCGCCACCTCGGCGGCGCGCGCGTCGGCGCCACGCTCGAGACGCGCGGCCGCGTGCGCTCGCTGTTCGAGAAGAAGGGCCGCGAGTTCGTCGAGGCGGACCTGCTCATCGTCGCGGGCGACCGGCCGCGTCCCGTCGCCCACATCCTTCACACGGCGATCTACAAGCTCCCGCCGCCCGCGGCCGGCTAG
- a CDS encoding GYD domain-containing protein, with amino-acid sequence MATYIALVNYTDQGVKNVKDSPKRLDAAKKLIKDLGGELKAFYLTMGAHDIVTVAEAPNDEAMAKFVLALAAGGNVRTLTMKAFTEAEYRKLIASLP; translated from the coding sequence ATGGCGACCTACATCGCCCTCGTCAACTACACCGACCAAGGCGTCAAGAACGTGAAGGACAGCCCCAAGCGTCTCGACGCCGCCAAGAAGCTCATCAAGGACCTGGGCGGCGAGCTGAAGGCGTTCTACCTGACGATGGGCGCCCACGACATCGTCACGGTGGCCGAGGCGCCGAACGACGAGGCGATGGCGAAGTTCGTCCTCGCGCTCGCGGCGGGCGGGAACGTCCGCACCCTCACGATGAAGGCGTTCACCGAGGCCGAGTACCGGAAGCTCATCGCCTCACTGCCGTGA
- a CDS encoding LemA family protein, with the protein MVRGLLIALAVVVLVVGGIVAWAISVNNQLVRLEQDVNEKWAQVQNVYQRRADLVPNLVETVKGFAAQEKTVLEEVTKARASATSIQLTPQALNDPKALERFQAAQGQLSGALSRLLVTVERYPDLKSNQNFLALQSQLEGTENRIAVERRKFNESVREYNTRVRLFPGSVVAGLAGYQQKAFFEAAQDAQGAPKVKF; encoded by the coding sequence ATGGTGCGCGGCCTCCTGATCGCCCTCGCCGTCGTCGTCCTCGTCGTGGGCGGCATCGTCGCGTGGGCGATCTCGGTCAACAACCAGCTCGTCCGTCTCGAGCAGGACGTCAACGAGAAGTGGGCCCAGGTGCAGAACGTCTACCAGCGCCGGGCCGACCTCGTCCCGAACCTCGTCGAGACCGTGAAAGGCTTCGCCGCGCAAGAGAAGACGGTCCTGGAGGAGGTCACGAAGGCGCGCGCGAGCGCGACCTCGATCCAGCTCACCCCCCAGGCCCTGAACGACCCGAAGGCGCTCGAGCGCTTCCAGGCGGCGCAGGGTCAGCTCTCGGGCGCGCTGAGCCGCCTGCTCGTCACGGTCGAGCGCTACCCCGACCTGAAATCGAACCAGAACTTCCTCGCGCTCCAGTCCCAGCTCGAGGGGACCGAGAACCGGATCGCCGTGGAGCGGCGGAAGTTCAACGAGTCCGTGCGCGAGTACAACACGCGCGTGCGGCTCTTCCCCGGCTCCGTCGTCGCGGGGCTCGCCGGGTACCAGCAAAAGGCGTTCTTCGAAGCGGCGCAGGACGCGCAGGGCGCGCCCAAAGTGAAGTTCTAG
- a CDS encoding TPM domain-containing protein, translated as MNDYAGLLAPAARERLERTLAERERATGAQMAIAIFPSLEGEDVADVANRLFQKWRLGRKGLDNGILLAVFVKDRKLRLEVGYGLESVVTDAVASQVNQAVAARFREGRWADGLAAAVDAVYARIGAASADRMRGEAEGFRRSQRRHEESADLYLILFLALFGGIVASLVWEASRQRHGLTASRRGVDRTSGGWGGWYIGGGGWSGGGSGGGGWSGGGGGGGGFSGGGGGSGGGGASGDW; from the coding sequence GTGAACGACTATGCCGGGCTCCTGGCGCCCGCGGCGCGCGAGCGGCTCGAGCGGACGCTCGCCGAGCGCGAGCGCGCGACGGGAGCCCAGATGGCGATCGCGATCTTCCCGTCGCTCGAGGGCGAGGACGTCGCCGACGTCGCCAACCGGCTCTTCCAGAAGTGGAGACTCGGCCGGAAAGGCCTCGACAACGGCATCCTGCTCGCGGTGTTCGTGAAGGACCGCAAGCTGCGCCTCGAGGTGGGCTACGGCCTCGAGTCCGTCGTGACCGACGCGGTCGCGAGCCAGGTCAACCAGGCGGTCGCGGCGCGGTTCCGCGAGGGCCGCTGGGCCGACGGCCTCGCCGCGGCGGTGGACGCGGTGTACGCGCGGATCGGCGCGGCGAGCGCCGACCGGATGCGCGGCGAGGCGGAGGGGTTCCGGCGGAGCCAGCGGCGCCACGAGGAGAGCGCCGACCTCTACCTGATCCTCTTCCTCGCGCTGTTCGGCGGGATCGTCGCGAGCCTCGTGTGGGAGGCGTCGCGCCAGCGTCACGGCCTGACGGCCAGCCGTCGCGGCGTCGACCGGACGAGCGGCGGATGGGGCGGCTGGTACATCGGCGGCGGGGGCTGGTCCGGGGGAGGCTCGGGGGGCGGCGGCTGGTCCGGCGGTGGTGGAGGCGGCGGAGGATTCTCGGGTGGCGGCGGCGGGTCCGGCGGCGGCGGCGCGAGCGGGGATTGGTGA
- a CDS encoding TPM domain-containing protein has protein sequence MARHPRWARRFLSEADFVAITDAIVRAEARTSAEIRVHVERRVPRRLFRRTPDPLTRARHVFVKLGMHRAAERHGVLIYLALGDRKLAVVGDGGIHARVGPGHWHGVRDRMVDKLRAGAPREAIRGAIEEVGAALAAHYPRV, from the coding sequence ATGGCGCGCCACCCGCGATGGGCGCGGCGGTTCCTCTCCGAGGCGGACTTCGTCGCGATCACCGACGCGATCGTGCGGGCCGAAGCTCGGACGTCGGCGGAGATCCGCGTCCACGTCGAGCGCCGCGTCCCGCGCCGGCTCTTCCGGCGCACCCCCGACCCGCTCACCCGGGCCCGGCACGTCTTCGTGAAGCTCGGCATGCACCGGGCCGCCGAGCGTCACGGCGTCCTGATCTACTTAGCACTCGGGGACCGGAAGCTCGCCGTCGTCGGCGACGGCGGGATCCACGCGCGCGTCGGCCCGGGCCACTGGCACGGCGTCCGCGACCGCATGGTGGACAAGCTCCGCGCGGGAGCGCCGCGCGAGGCGATCCGCGGCGCGATCGAGGAGGTCGGGGCGGCGCTCGCGGCGCACTATCCCCGGGTGTAG
- a CDS encoding aminotransferase class V-fold PLP-dependent enzyme, with translation MPGRTFLQIPGPTLVPERIVRAMSQPIIDHRGPKFAALVEACLEGLQGVFKTRSGHVILYPGSGTGAWEAALVNTLSPGDRVLAVVNGHFSTGFARTAEAYGIDVERVEVDYGAGVPVDEVERRLKADAAHQLRALLVVHNETSTGVTSNIAAVRAALNRAKHPALLLVDTVSSLASIDFRFDEWGVDVALTGPQKGLMLPPGMAILAASEKAISAAEKARCPRAYWDWKPVLERNKRGEYPYTPATALLFGLEEALRMLNEEGLEKVFKRHARLAEACRRAMKALGLELLCRNPAEYSNTLTAVVMPKGFDSDELIRLAYRRLELSLGVGLGAVKGKVFRIGHLGSLNELDLLGGLAGVEMMLKELGVPVKLGAGLGAAQEFLLGR, from the coding sequence ATGCCCGGACGCACGTTCCTCCAGATCCCCGGCCCGACGCTCGTGCCCGAGCGGATCGTCCGCGCGATGTCGCAGCCGATCATCGACCACCGCGGACCGAAGTTCGCCGCGCTCGTCGAGGCGTGCCTCGAGGGGCTCCAGGGCGTCTTCAAGACGCGGAGCGGCCACGTCATCCTCTACCCGGGCTCGGGCACCGGCGCGTGGGAAGCGGCGCTCGTCAACACGCTGTCGCCGGGCGACCGCGTGCTCGCCGTCGTCAACGGTCACTTCTCGACGGGCTTCGCCCGCACCGCCGAGGCGTACGGGATCGACGTCGAGCGCGTCGAGGTGGACTACGGCGCGGGCGTGCCGGTCGACGAGGTCGAGCGGCGCCTCAAGGCGGACGCGGCTCACCAGCTGAGGGCCCTCCTCGTCGTCCACAACGAGACCTCGACGGGTGTCACGTCGAACATCGCCGCCGTCCGGGCCGCGCTGAACCGCGCGAAGCATCCGGCGCTCCTCCTCGTGGACACCGTCTCCTCGCTCGCGTCGATCGACTTCCGCTTCGACGAGTGGGGCGTGGACGTCGCGCTCACGGGGCCGCAGAAGGGCCTCATGCTGCCGCCCGGCATGGCGATCCTCGCGGCCAGCGAGAAGGCGATCAGCGCCGCCGAGAAGGCGCGCTGCCCGCGCGCCTATTGGGACTGGAAACCCGTCCTCGAGCGGAACAAGCGCGGCGAGTATCCCTACACGCCGGCGACCGCGCTCCTCTTCGGCCTCGAGGAGGCGCTCCGCATGCTGAACGAGGAAGGGCTCGAGAAGGTCTTCAAGCGCCACGCGCGGCTCGCCGAAGCCTGCCGCCGCGCGATGAAGGCGCTCGGGCTCGAGCTCCTCTGCCGGAACCCCGCGGAATACTCGAACACGCTGACCGCGGTCGTCATGCCGAAGGGCTTCGATTCCGACGAGCTGATCCGTCTCGCCTACCGGAGGCTCGAGCTCTCGCTCGGCGTCGGCCTCGGCGCCGTCAAGGGCAAGGTCTTCCGCATCGGCCACCTCGGGAGCCTCAACGAGCTCGACCTGCTCGGAGGCCTCGCGGGCGTGGAGATGATGCTGAAGGAGCTCGGTGTGCCGGTGAAGCTCGGCGCCGGGCTCGGCGCCGCCCAGGAGTTCCTGCTCGGCCGCTAG
- a CDS encoding DSD1 family PLP-dependent enzyme, with translation MTRDEIPTPALLLDLDRFERNLATMAAHVRSAGKAIRPHAKTHKCPEIAKRQIAAGARGVACAKLGEAEVMARAGVRGLLITTEVVTATGLGRLTRLVAEAPDTMVVVDNAENVATLARAAADAGIVVSVLVDVDVGNRRTGIAPGEPALALARAVVAQRSLRLRGLQGYAGQCAHVIGWEKRREASLAAMRPLMETRALLVRAGLPVEIVAGGSSGTWDIDVELGGLTELQSGSYCVMDLDYRRIGGRGGPLLTDFEMALTVVATVVSVTPGDRAMVDAGLKAFSTDKPFPPESVERPGIAYGFAGDEHGRLAITDPSRAPRLGERIEFFPPHCDPTINLYDWIHAVRGPKVEAVWEIAARGRSD, from the coding sequence ATGACGCGTGACGAGATCCCGACCCCCGCGCTCCTGCTCGACCTCGACCGCTTCGAGCGAAATCTCGCGACGATGGCCGCCCACGTGCGGAGCGCGGGCAAGGCGATCCGCCCCCACGCGAAGACCCACAAGTGCCCCGAGATCGCGAAGCGCCAGATCGCGGCGGGGGCGCGCGGCGTCGCCTGCGCAAAGCTCGGCGAGGCCGAGGTGATGGCGCGCGCGGGCGTCCGGGGCCTCCTGATCACGACCGAAGTCGTGACGGCGACGGGGCTCGGGCGCCTCACGCGGCTCGTCGCCGAGGCGCCCGACACGATGGTCGTCGTTGACAACGCGGAGAACGTGGCCACGCTCGCCCGCGCCGCGGCGGACGCCGGCATCGTGGTGAGCGTCCTCGTGGACGTCGACGTCGGCAACCGGCGCACCGGGATCGCGCCGGGCGAGCCGGCGCTCGCGCTCGCCCGCGCGGTCGTCGCCCAGCGCTCGCTCCGCCTCCGCGGGCTCCAGGGTTACGCGGGCCAGTGCGCCCACGTCATCGGCTGGGAGAAGCGGCGCGAGGCGTCGCTGGCCGCCATGCGCCCGCTCATGGAGACACGGGCGCTCCTCGTGCGCGCTGGGCTCCCCGTCGAGATCGTCGCGGGCGGGTCGAGTGGCACCTGGGACATCGACGTCGAGCTCGGCGGGCTCACCGAGCTCCAGTCCGGCTCCTACTGCGTCATGGACCTCGACTACCGCCGCATCGGGGGACGGGGCGGGCCGCTCCTCACCGACTTCGAGATGGCGCTGACGGTCGTCGCGACGGTCGTCAGCGTCACGCCGGGCGACCGCGCCATGGTGGACGCAGGGCTCAAGGCCTTCTCGACCGACAAGCCGTTTCCCCCGGAGTCGGTCGAGCGCCCGGGAATCGCGTACGGCTTCGCGGGTGACGAGCACGGCCGGCTCGCGATCACCGACCCCTCGCGCGCGCCGCGTCTCGGCGAGCGTATCGAGTTCTTCCCGCCCCACTGCGACCCGACGATCAACCTCTACGACTGGATCCACGCCGTGCGCGGCCCGAAGGTCGAGGCCGTCTGGGAGATCGCCGCGCGCGGGCGGTCGGACTGA
- a CDS encoding GlsB/YeaQ/YmgE family stress response membrane protein: protein MTTQGLIVFLVIGLCAGWLAGRIMKGSGFGLVGDLVVGVVGALLGGWVFGLLGIVAYGLLGSLITALTGALLLLFLLRLVKSA, encoded by the coding sequence ATGACCACCCAAGGCCTCATCGTTTTCCTCGTCATCGGCCTCTGTGCGGGCTGGCTCGCGGGGAGGATCATGAAGGGCAGCGGCTTCGGTCTCGTCGGTGATCTTGTGGTCGGGGTTGTCGGTGCGTTACTCGGGGGCTGGGTCTTCGGCTTGCTGGGTATCGTCGCCTACGGCCTGCTCGGCTCCCTGATCACGGCGCTGACGGGTGCCCTGTTGCTCCTCTTCCTCCTGCGCCTGGTCAAATCCGCCTAA
- a CDS encoding HAD family phosphatase: protein MRFAAVIFDMDGVLVDSEPMHLDAMREVLRPYSVPYTDEENEQFFGFTDLEVFRILRERHGRLPDARELAHRRAELLVRQTRERTVPMRGIPEVPRRLRALGYRLAVASSSAVEVIEATVEVLGLAPVFEALVSGLEVGRGKPAPDVFLETARRLALPPRDCLVVEDSRNGLLAAKAAGMACAAVPCPATRHEDFSEADFRLATLPELLQLLA, encoded by the coding sequence GTGAGGTTCGCGGCCGTCATCTTCGACATGGACGGCGTCCTCGTGGACTCCGAGCCCATGCACCTGGACGCGATGCGCGAGGTCCTGCGGCCGTACAGCGTCCCCTACACCGACGAGGAGAACGAGCAGTTCTTCGGCTTCACCGACCTCGAGGTGTTCCGCATCCTGCGCGAGCGTCACGGCCGCCTGCCCGACGCGCGCGAGCTGGCCCACCGTCGCGCCGAGCTCCTGGTCCGGCAGACGCGCGAGCGCACGGTGCCGATGCGCGGGATCCCGGAGGTGCCGCGGCGGCTCCGGGCCCTCGGCTACCGTCTCGCCGTCGCGTCCTCGTCGGCGGTCGAGGTGATCGAGGCCACGGTGGAGGTGCTCGGGCTCGCGCCTGTCTTCGAGGCGCTCGTCTCCGGGCTCGAGGTGGGGCGCGGCAAGCCCGCGCCCGACGTCTTCCTCGAGACCGCGCGCCGGCTCGCCCTGCCGCCGCGCGACTGTCTCGTCGTCGAGGACTCGCGCAACGGTCTCCTCGCCGCGAAGGCGGCGGGCATGGCGTGCGCGGCGGTCCCCTGCCCCGCCACGCGCCACGAGGACTTCAGCGAGGCCGACTTCAGGCTGGCTACGCTCCCGGAGCTGCTTCAGCTCCTCGCCTAG
- a CDS encoding MaoC/PaaZ C-terminal domain-containing protein, with protein MTQRWFEDFAVGDRFQSPSKTLSDAHFLSFAGLTGDAHPIHYDDAYAKKTRFGRRLAHGLLLTSMTAVGASTLAPLIVDSIVAFVEQRTRFLAPAFIGDTIHPEHAVVGLERKRSAGLLTLRVALTNQRGETVLEGEHRYLIAYRPAA; from the coding sequence GTGACCCAGCGCTGGTTCGAGGACTTCGCCGTCGGCGACCGGTTCCAGAGCCCGTCGAAGACGCTCAGCGACGCCCACTTCCTCTCCTTCGCGGGCCTGACCGGCGACGCGCACCCGATCCACTATGACGACGCGTACGCGAAGAAGACGCGCTTCGGCCGGCGGCTCGCTCACGGCCTCCTGCTCACATCGATGACCGCGGTCGGGGCGTCGACCCTGGCGCCCCTCATCGTGGACTCCATCGTCGCGTTCGTGGAGCAGCGGACGCGCTTCCTCGCCCCCGCCTTCATCGGCGACACGATCCACCCGGAGCACGCGGTGGTCGGCCTCGAGCGCAAGCGCTCGGCCGGGCTCCTCACGCTGCGCGTCGCGCTCACGAACCAGCGTGGCGAGACCGTGCTGGAGGGCGAGCACAGGTACCTGATCGCCTACCGGCCGGCCGCGTGA
- the dusB gene encoding tRNA dihydrouridine synthase DusB: protein MTLELRLAPMAAVTNAPFRLVARECGAGLLTSEEIDARGLVEGSARTLELARYLPEEHAIAMQLLGADPDALAEAARRLEAAGADAVDLNMGCPVAKIVAKGQGAALMRDPLTAALVLRTMRKAIDVPLTVKIRGGWDDRTLNAVEIARIAEGEGVSAITVHPRTRSQQFAGLAPREIIAAVVDAVRIPVTGNGDVRSLADARAMLAATGCAAVMIGRGALGAPWIFRGADVAREEKARIIGRHCDLIETHLLPRTALVQVKKHLAWYGHGLPGAALMREALFRARSAAEARELFWRIW from the coding sequence ATGACGCTCGAGCTCCGTTTGGCGCCCATGGCGGCGGTGACGAACGCGCCCTTCAGGCTCGTCGCGCGCGAGTGCGGCGCGGGCCTCCTCACGAGCGAGGAGATCGACGCGCGCGGCCTGGTCGAGGGCAGCGCGCGCACGCTCGAGCTGGCCCGCTACCTCCCCGAGGAGCACGCGATCGCGATGCAGCTGCTCGGCGCGGACCCCGACGCCCTCGCCGAGGCCGCGCGCCGGCTCGAGGCGGCGGGCGCCGACGCGGTGGACCTGAACATGGGCTGCCCGGTGGCGAAGATCGTCGCCAAGGGTCAGGGCGCGGCGCTCATGCGCGACCCGCTGACCGCCGCGCTCGTGCTCCGCACCATGCGGAAGGCGATCGACGTGCCGCTCACGGTCAAGATCCGTGGCGGCTGGGACGACCGGACGCTGAACGCAGTCGAGATCGCGCGGATCGCCGAAGGCGAGGGCGTGAGCGCGATCACCGTGCACCCGCGCACGCGCTCCCAGCAGTTCGCCGGCCTGGCGCCCCGCGAGATCATCGCGGCCGTCGTGGACGCGGTACGGATCCCGGTCACGGGCAACGGCGACGTCCGCAGCCTCGCCGACGCGCGCGCGATGCTCGCCGCCACGGGCTGCGCCGCGGTCATGATCGGCCGTGGCGCCCTCGGTGCGCCCTGGATCTTCCGCGGCGCGGACGTCGCCCGCGAGGAGAAGGCGCGGATCATCGGCCGGCACTGCGACCTGATCGAGACGCATCTCCTGCCGCGCACGGCGCTGGTCCAGGTGAAGAAGCACCTCGCGTGGTACGGCCATGGGCTCCCCGGCGCCGCGCTGATGCGGGAGGCGCTCTTCCGCGCCCGGAGCGCGGCGGAGGCTCGCGAGCTGTTCTGGCGGATCTGGTGA